The Chitinivorax sp. PXF-14 genome has a window encoding:
- a CDS encoding cell division protein FtsQ/DivIB: MWDRPQLLMWLANLLYALAALLFLYALLFVVVHLPVFPVRQIQVSGDLKHITREQVQYIVKNELKGTFFTLNLDRTRKAFEKLPWVRTVSIRRHWPDRLEINLEEHLALARWGSAALVNTYGELFDAASNDPLPVLLGEAGSEVELSKGYLEMRDMLAPIKKKPAQISLSARRAWNVKLDDGLTVEIGRDNVKERLEKFVLAYPKSLALLQNKNEYVDLRYPNGFAVRMPDFKPKPVKAKPEVPIVEPKVTKKAA, translated from the coding sequence ATGTGGGATAGGCCGCAACTGCTGATGTGGCTTGCCAACCTGCTCTACGCGTTGGCGGCGTTGCTGTTCCTGTATGCGCTGCTGTTCGTGGTGGTGCATCTGCCGGTGTTCCCGGTGCGGCAGATCCAGGTCAGCGGCGACTTGAAGCACATCACGCGCGAGCAGGTGCAGTACATCGTGAAGAACGAGCTCAAGGGCACCTTCTTCACGCTGAACCTGGACCGCACGCGCAAGGCGTTCGAGAAGCTGCCCTGGGTGCGCACGGTGAGCATCCGCCGGCACTGGCCGGACCGGCTCGAGATCAACCTCGAAGAGCATCTGGCGCTCGCGCGCTGGGGCTCTGCGGCGCTGGTGAACACCTACGGCGAGCTGTTCGATGCCGCGAGCAACGACCCGCTGCCGGTGCTGCTGGGCGAGGCGGGCTCGGAAGTCGAGCTGTCGAAGGGGTATCTCGAGATGCGCGACATGCTCGCGCCGATCAAGAAAAAGCCGGCGCAGATTTCGCTGTCTGCGCGGCGTGCATGGAACGTGAAGCTCGACGATGGGCTCACGGTGGAAATTGGACGCGACAACGTCAAGGAGCGGCTCGAAAAGTTCGTGCTGGCCTATCCGAAGTCGCTGGCGCTGCTGCAGAACAAGAACGAATACGTCGACCTGCGCTACCCGAACGGATTCGCGGTGCGCATGCCGGACTTCAAGCCGAAGCCGGTCAAGGCCAAGCCCGAGGTGCCGATCGTCGAGCCCAAGGTCACGAAAAAAGCAGCGTGA
- a CDS encoding 3-hydroxybutyrate oligomer hydrolase family protein: MKRALLGHAQQAGLAALTAGLVASCGGGSGGGGSNSTGPKIPDVVIGVVSDGTVMPGASIALKDAYGTEATVTANVLGQFRFPTTGLMYPIMLQATGRNGLLYTLVYAEEERANLNEATTVITEAAANVNNTDALKSLYNDHGFDQIRRDQLQKAENLYLQTLHNEIALSASVVDLSPRIKDFSPGTTDVDGDAYGQLISFANVEINPQDGRIQVLNRLPEGVGLINKTVVDGVSDDLLSGGLNITGPDNQTTPATDSLSRSLRRKALYSNYRSQVDVASGGGYGSLYGPAQKYAGTEYTAYIDDGSGNKNVLLMVQVPASFDVSKSCIVAAAAPGSRGVYGAVGTAGEWGLKHGCAVAYTDKGAGVGTHDVSSDSALAIDGSVFSSLASGNFTQFKSDLRDPALANYKIQYPGRLAFKHAHSKQNPERDWGRNTLSAVRFAFYVLNQQYAPTSTFADRHLRAVKPENTLVIASSTSAGGAAALAAAEQDKITLVDGVAVAEPQVQAGDLQGLAVQQGAALQAAAGKGVLDYISYANLYQPCASLAASVAGAPGLSQLDATNATNRCAALKQAGLLASSSVADQASEALGKLHGYGWLADSDVLHASHYVSITPAMATTYANSYGRFGVENNLCNFSYALAGSDGKAVVRSNLFLLDMFVNSNGLTPGYGTHFIYNTLLPGDEAHDEAAPNGSTLHIPDVYRGLLVTMALSPSTGKSDFAFDGALCLRELATGKDAAGQDLAAGTLADQATRVQNGIKEIQYTANLQGKPAVIVHGRADALVPVNHSSRPYVGKNALVEGGTSKLRYYEVLNAQHFDASNGTIAGYDTRYVPLQVYYNQALDLIYANLKTGAALPDSQVVRTTPRGGSPGAAPAISSANVPGIQATPGSADRITLSGKTLVIPD, encoded by the coding sequence ATGAAACGAGCACTTCTGGGCCACGCCCAGCAGGCGGGTTTGGCTGCGCTCACGGCGGGCCTGGTGGCAAGTTGCGGTGGCGGCAGCGGCGGCGGTGGCAGCAACAGCACGGGGCCGAAGATTCCGGACGTGGTCATCGGCGTGGTTTCCGACGGCACCGTCATGCCGGGCGCGTCGATTGCGCTGAAGGATGCCTACGGCACCGAAGCCACGGTTACCGCCAATGTGCTCGGGCAGTTCCGCTTTCCGACCACCGGCCTGATGTACCCGATCATGCTGCAGGCAACTGGCCGCAACGGCCTCTTGTACACGCTGGTCTACGCCGAGGAGGAAAGGGCCAACCTGAACGAGGCGACGACGGTGATCACCGAGGCGGCCGCCAACGTCAACAACACCGATGCGCTCAAGAGCCTCTACAACGACCACGGCTTCGACCAGATCCGGCGCGACCAGTTGCAGAAGGCCGAGAACCTGTACCTGCAGACCCTACACAACGAGATTGCGCTGTCGGCCAGCGTGGTTGACCTGTCGCCGCGCATCAAGGACTTCTCACCCGGCACGACCGACGTGGACGGCGACGCCTACGGCCAGCTGATCAGCTTCGCCAATGTCGAGATCAACCCGCAGGATGGCCGCATCCAGGTGCTCAACCGCCTGCCCGAAGGCGTTGGCCTGATCAACAAGACCGTCGTCGATGGTGTCAGCGATGACCTGCTCAGCGGCGGCCTCAACATCACCGGCCCGGACAACCAGACCACGCCGGCTACCGACTCGCTCAGCCGCAGCCTGCGCCGCAAGGCGCTGTACAGCAACTACCGCTCACAGGTAGACGTCGCCAGTGGCGGCGGCTACGGCAGCCTGTACGGCCCCGCGCAGAAATATGCGGGTACCGAATACACGGCCTACATCGACGATGGCAGCGGCAACAAGAACGTGTTGCTGATGGTGCAGGTGCCGGCCAGCTTCGACGTCAGCAAATCCTGCATCGTGGCAGCCGCGGCGCCAGGCTCGCGCGGCGTGTATGGCGCAGTGGGCACGGCCGGCGAATGGGGGCTCAAGCATGGCTGCGCGGTGGCCTATACCGACAAGGGCGCGGGCGTGGGCACGCACGATGTGTCGAGCGACTCGGCCCTGGCGATTGACGGCAGCGTATTCTCCTCGCTGGCGAGCGGTAACTTCACCCAGTTCAAGAGCGACCTGAGAGACCCGGCCCTGGCCAATTACAAGATCCAGTATCCGGGGCGGCTGGCGTTCAAGCATGCGCACTCCAAGCAGAACCCCGAGCGCGACTGGGGCCGCAACACGCTCAGCGCCGTGCGTTTCGCCTTCTATGTGCTGAACCAGCAATACGCGCCGACCTCGACCTTTGCCGATCGCCATCTGCGCGCCGTCAAGCCGGAAAACACGCTGGTGATCGCCTCCTCGACCTCGGCCGGCGGTGCCGCGGCACTCGCGGCGGCCGAACAGGACAAGATCACCCTGGTCGACGGCGTTGCCGTGGCCGAACCGCAAGTCCAGGCCGGCGACCTGCAAGGGCTCGCCGTGCAGCAGGGCGCCGCACTGCAGGCCGCAGCGGGCAAGGGCGTGCTCGACTACATCAGCTACGCCAACCTCTACCAGCCTTGCGCCAGCCTGGCCGCCAGCGTTGCCGGCGCACCGGGGCTGTCCCAGCTCGACGCGACCAATGCGACCAACCGCTGCGCGGCCCTGAAGCAGGCCGGCCTGCTCGCATCCAGCAGTGTTGCCGATCAGGCCAGCGAAGCCCTGGGCAAGCTGCACGGGTACGGCTGGCTCGCAGACAGCGACGTATTGCACGCCTCGCACTATGTCTCGATCACACCCGCCATGGCGACGACCTATGCCAACAGCTACGGCCGTTTCGGCGTCGAGAACAATCTGTGCAACTTCAGCTACGCCCTGGCCGGCAGTGACGGCAAGGCGGTGGTGCGCAGCAACCTGTTCCTGCTCGACATGTTCGTCAACAGCAATGGCCTGACACCGGGTTACGGCACCCACTTCATCTACAACACGCTGCTGCCCGGCGATGAAGCACACGACGAAGCCGCGCCCAATGGCTCGACCTTGCACATCCCCGATGTCTATCGCGGCCTCTTGGTGACCATGGCGCTCTCCCCCAGCACCGGCAAGTCCGATTTCGCCTTCGATGGCGCGCTGTGCCTGCGTGAACTGGCGACAGGCAAGGATGCAGCAGGCCAGGACCTCGCCGCCGGCACGCTGGCCGACCAGGCCACGCGTGTGCAGAACGGCATCAAGGAGATCCAGTACACCGCCAACCTGCAGGGCAAGCCCGCCGTCATCGTCCACGGCCGCGCCGATGCGCTGGTGCCGGTCAACCACAGCTCGCGCCCCTATGTCGGGAAGAACGCACTGGTCGAAGGCGGCACGAGCAAGCTGCGCTACTACGAAGTGCTCAATGCCCAGCATTTCGACGCCAGCAACGGCACGATCGCCGGCTACGACACGCGCTACGTGCCGCTGCAGGTCTACTACAATCAGGCGCTCGACCTGATCTACGCCAATCTCAAGACCGGCGCGGCGCTGCCGGACAGCCAGGTGGTACGCACCACGCCGCGCGGCGGCTCACCCGGCGCAGCACCGGCGATCAGCAGCGCCAACGTCCCGGGCATCCAGGCCACGCCAGGCTCGGCGGACCGCATCACGCTGAGCGGCAAGACACTGGTGATCCCGGACTGA
- the ftsZ gene encoding cell division protein FtsZ has protein sequence MFELVQEIAPVAVIKVVGVGGCGGNAVDHMISAGVQGVEFIACNTDLQALKRNQAPSQLQLGAGLTRGLGAGANPDVGRDAAMEDRERIAESIRGADMLFITAGMGGGTGTGAAPVVAQIAKEMGILTVAVVTKPFGFEGKRQKSAQSGIEELSRHVDSLIVIPNDKLMEVLGDDVSMKEAFRAADDVLRGAVGGIAEIINVPGIVNADFADVRTVMREMGMAMMGSATSSGVDRARIAAEQAVASPLLENYNLNGARAVIVNVTADHSLKMREVNEVMATIRAYCTDETEIIFGAVYDENAGEDLRVTLVATGIGGQAATSSRTQPKLQVLKSTGTDNASASEWDHYDTPAAFRRNRGDRSSSMGLGAAVAVAEAPRTAPSPEMLDIPAFLRRQAD, from the coding sequence ATGTTCGAACTCGTACAAGAGATCGCTCCTGTAGCGGTCATCAAGGTCGTCGGCGTCGGTGGTTGCGGCGGTAACGCCGTCGACCACATGATCAGCGCCGGCGTGCAGGGCGTGGAATTCATCGCCTGCAACACCGACCTGCAAGCGCTCAAGCGCAACCAGGCGCCAAGCCAGCTGCAACTGGGTGCGGGCCTGACCCGTGGCCTGGGCGCCGGCGCCAACCCCGATGTCGGCCGCGATGCCGCCATGGAAGACCGTGAGCGCATCGCCGAAAGCATCCGCGGCGCGGACATGCTGTTCATCACCGCCGGCATGGGCGGCGGCACCGGCACCGGCGCGGCGCCAGTCGTGGCACAGATCGCCAAGGAAATGGGCATCCTGACCGTGGCCGTGGTGACCAAGCCTTTCGGCTTCGAAGGCAAGCGCCAGAAGTCGGCCCAGTCGGGCATCGAAGAGCTGTCGCGCCACGTCGACTCGCTGATCGTGATCCCCAACGACAAGCTGATGGAAGTGCTCGGCGACGACGTGTCGATGAAGGAGGCCTTCCGCGCTGCCGATGACGTGCTGCGTGGCGCCGTGGGCGGTATCGCCGAGATCATCAATGTGCCCGGCATCGTCAACGCCGACTTCGCCGACGTGCGCACCGTGATGCGTGAAATGGGCATGGCCATGATGGGCTCGGCCACGTCGTCCGGCGTCGACCGTGCACGCATCGCCGCCGAGCAGGCCGTGGCCAGCCCGCTGCTGGAAAACTACAACCTGAACGGCGCACGCGCCGTGATCGTCAACGTCACCGCCGACCACTCGCTCAAGATGCGCGAGGTCAACGAAGTGATGGCGACCATCCGCGCCTACTGCACCGACGAAACCGAAATCATCTTCGGCGCCGTCTACGACGAAAACGCCGGTGAAGACCTGCGCGTGACGCTCGTTGCCACCGGCATCGGCGGCCAGGCTGCCACCAGCAGCCGCACCCAGCCCAAGCTGCAGGTGCTGAAGTCGACCGGCACCGACAACGCCTCGGCCAGCGAGTGGGACCACTACGACACCCCGGCTGCGTTCCGTCGCAACCGTGGCGATCGTAGCAGCTCGATGGGCCTCGGTGCTGCCGTGGCGGTGGCCGAAGCGCCACGCACAGCGCCTAGCCCGGAAATGCTGGATATCCCGGCATTCCTGCGCCGCCAGGCCGATTAA
- the ftsA gene encoding cell division protein FtsA gives MNKVKENKNLLVGLDIGTSKIVAIVADVQADGRIEIVGMGQAPSRGLKKGVVVNIESTVTAIQRALEEAELMADCKIKEVFTGIAGSHIKSFNSHGMVAIKDKEVSQADVVRVIETARAVNIPTDQQILHILPQEFIIDGQEDVKEPLGMAGVRLETKVHIVTGAVSAAQNIMKCVRRCGLEVADLILQPLASATAVLSDDEKDLGVCLIDIGGGTTDIAVFVQGAIRHTAVIPIAGDQITNDIAMALRTPTKEAEDLKREHGCALRQLADPNQMIEVPGVGERGPRQLSRQTLAEVIEPRVEELYSLIQAELRRSGFEDLLSSGIVITGGSAQMQGMVELGEEVFHMPVRLGVPQYVGGLSEVVRNPRFSTGVGLLLMGKEQYQRHTTSRLQGSGFGSVLERMKAWIQGNF, from the coding sequence GTGAACAAAGTTAAGGAAAACAAGAATTTGCTGGTGGGCCTCGATATCGGCACATCGAAGATCGTTGCGATCGTCGCCGATGTGCAGGCCGACGGCCGCATCGAGATCGTGGGCATGGGCCAGGCGCCGTCGCGCGGGCTGAAGAAGGGGGTGGTGGTCAACATCGAGTCGACCGTCACCGCGATCCAGCGCGCGCTCGAAGAAGCCGAGCTGATGGCCGACTGCAAGATCAAGGAAGTGTTCACCGGCATCGCCGGCAGCCACATCAAGAGCTTCAACTCGCACGGCATGGTGGCGATCAAGGACAAGGAAGTGAGCCAGGCCGACGTGGTGCGCGTGATCGAGACCGCGCGCGCGGTCAACATCCCGACCGACCAGCAGATCCTGCACATCCTGCCGCAGGAATTCATCATCGACGGCCAGGAAGACGTGAAGGAGCCGCTCGGCATGGCCGGCGTGCGGCTCGAGACCAAGGTGCACATCGTCACCGGCGCCGTCTCGGCCGCGCAGAACATCATGAAATGCGTGCGCCGCTGCGGCCTCGAAGTCGCCGACCTGATCCTGCAGCCGCTGGCCTCGGCCACCGCCGTGCTGTCCGACGACGAGAAGGATCTGGGCGTCTGCCTGATCGACATCGGCGGCGGCACCACCGATATCGCCGTGTTCGTGCAAGGCGCGATCCGCCATACCGCGGTGATCCCGATCGCCGGCGACCAGATCACCAACGACATCGCCATGGCCCTGCGCACCCCGACCAAGGAGGCCGAGGACCTCAAGCGCGAACATGGCTGCGCGCTGCGCCAGCTGGCCGACCCGAACCAGATGATCGAAGTGCCCGGCGTGGGCGAACGTGGCCCGCGCCAGCTGTCGCGCCAGACGCTGGCCGAGGTGATCGAGCCGCGCGTCGAGGAACTGTATTCGCTGATCCAGGCCGAGCTGCGCCGGTCCGGGTTCGAGGATTTGCTGTCTTCCGGCATCGTCATCACCGGCGGCTCGGCCCAGATGCAGGGCATGGTCGAACTCGGTGAGGAAGTCTTTCATATGCCGGTCCGGCTCGGTGTGCCGCAGTACGTGGGCGGCCTCTCGGAGGTGGTGCGCAATCCGCGCTTCTCCACCGGCGTCGGTCTGCTGTTGATGGGTAAAGAACAATATCAGCGCCACACCACCTCGCGCCTGCAGGGCAGCGGGTTTGGAAGCGTGCTCGAGCGCATGAAAGCATGGATTCAAGGCAATTTTTAA
- a CDS encoding MOSC domain-containing protein codes for MHLSSLYIYPIKSCAGTPLAEAAVTDMGLASDRCWMLADKAGRFLTGREHPRLVQVSIALNDAGFVATAPDAEPLTVVRRDFTEAVTTGVWRQEFEAWRGSDEADDWFSFYLGLDCQLLHIGTQPTRRLKVDETLPMSFADGYPYLLIGESSLADLNGRLAQPVSMRNFRPNLVVANAPAFAEDGWQRIRIGAIEFEMAKPCERCVFTTVDPDSGNLHPERQPLVALGGYRRSEAGILFGRNVIARATGTLYVGDPVEVIA; via the coding sequence GTGCACCTCTCGTCGCTGTACATCTATCCCATCAAGTCCTGCGCCGGCACCCCGCTCGCCGAGGCGGCCGTCACCGACATGGGGCTGGCCAGCGACCGGTGCTGGATGCTGGCGGACAAGGCGGGGCGCTTTCTCACCGGGCGCGAGCACCCACGGCTGGTGCAGGTCAGCATTGCGCTGAACGACGCGGGCTTTGTCGCGACGGCGCCCGATGCCGAGCCGCTGACGGTGGTGCGGCGCGACTTCACCGAGGCCGTAACCACCGGCGTATGGCGGCAGGAATTCGAAGCCTGGCGCGGCTCGGACGAGGCCGACGACTGGTTCAGCTTCTACCTCGGGCTCGACTGCCAGCTGCTCCATATTGGCACGCAGCCCACCAGGCGGCTGAAAGTGGACGAGACGTTGCCGATGAGCTTTGCCGATGGCTACCCCTACCTGTTGATCGGCGAAAGCTCGCTGGCTGATCTCAACGGCCGGCTGGCGCAGCCGGTGTCGATGCGCAACTTCCGCCCCAACCTCGTCGTGGCGAATGCTCCGGCCTTTGCCGAAGACGGCTGGCAGCGCATCCGCATCGGCGCGATCGAGTTCGAGATGGCCAAGCCGTGCGAGCGCTGCGTGTTCACCACGGTCGACCCGGACAGCGGCAATCTCCACCCGGAGCGCCAGCCGCTGGTGGCACTCGGCGGCTACCGGCGCAGCGAAGCCGGCATCCTGTTCGGCCGGAACGTGATTGCCCGCGCCACGGGTACGCTGTACGTGGGCGACCCGGTCGAGGTCATCGCCTGA